The following are encoded in a window of Arthrobacter woluwensis genomic DNA:
- a CDS encoding class I SAM-dependent methyltransferase, with protein MNLVNPEPLHRLLSRWPDVDAENLQAFDAADRLLLEHAASELDRLWAEGVDDPRLVVIGDRYGAIALPLLAESPEGGQSAVAGLRVWQDLATGEAALEANAGRLGITGFTRIRDDESSSALYGPELLGGARLVLLRLPKNLAELAELSEAIAEHAHPGVVVLAAGMVKHMTLSMNEVLGAEFGTVTASLAKGKARVLRAVGPGPNAEPDTAPDGALDRATAADRDAAAEVPRRTAGEPDATRDPGQKQDPGRGSSSFPAREFHEGLGRDGDLSLEVHAHGAVFAGARVDIGTRFLLEFLPRMPRVSTAVDLGCGSGVLATLLAASQPEVRVVACDVSAAAVRSARLTAGAHGVGDRVLAVHTDALEGFPPASAELILLNPPFHLGHSVHAGAALKLFRAAADVLTPGGELWTVWNSHLGYVPALEKHVGPTAIMGRNKKFTVTRTRRPVADPA; from the coding sequence ATGAATCTTGTGAATCCTGAACCGCTCCACCGATTGCTGAGCCGTTGGCCCGACGTCGACGCGGAGAATCTCCAGGCCTTCGACGCAGCGGACCGGCTCCTGCTGGAACACGCGGCCTCGGAGCTGGACCGCTTGTGGGCCGAGGGAGTCGACGATCCGCGTCTCGTGGTGATCGGTGACCGCTATGGTGCGATCGCTCTGCCGTTGCTGGCGGAATCCCCGGAGGGAGGCCAGTCCGCCGTGGCCGGGCTCAGGGTCTGGCAGGATCTGGCCACCGGCGAGGCAGCGCTGGAGGCGAATGCGGGCCGGCTCGGCATCACGGGGTTCACCAGGATCCGCGACGACGAATCCTCCTCTGCCCTCTACGGTCCGGAGCTGCTCGGGGGAGCCCGCCTGGTCCTGCTGCGCCTGCCCAAGAACCTCGCGGAACTGGCGGAACTGAGCGAAGCGATCGCGGAACACGCGCACCCCGGCGTCGTGGTCCTGGCAGCAGGCATGGTCAAGCACATGACGCTGTCGATGAATGAGGTCCTCGGTGCGGAGTTCGGGACCGTCACGGCCAGCCTGGCCAAGGGCAAGGCACGGGTGCTGAGGGCGGTGGGCCCTGGCCCGAACGCGGAACCGGACACGGCTCCGGACGGGGCTCTGGATCGGGCAACGGCTGCTGACCGGGACGCGGCTGCGGAAGTGCCCCGCCGGACCGCCGGTGAACCGGACGCCACGCGAGATCCGGGCCAGAAGCAGGACCCCGGCCGCGGCTCGTCGTCCTTCCCGGCACGGGAATTCCATGAGGGCCTCGGGAGGGACGGCGATCTGTCCCTTGAGGTTCATGCGCACGGCGCCGTTTTCGCCGGCGCGAGGGTGGACATCGGCACGCGGTTCCTTCTGGAGTTCCTGCCGCGGATGCCGCGCGTCAGCACCGCCGTCGATCTCGGCTGCGGATCAGGTGTGCTCGCGACGTTGCTCGCGGCCTCTCAGCCTGAGGTGCGAGTGGTCGCGTGCGACGTCTCCGCGGCTGCGGTGCGGAGCGCCCGTCTCACTGCCGGCGCTCACGGCGTGGGCGACCGGGTCCTTGCCGTCCACACGGACGCACTCGAGGGTTTCCCGCCCGCCTCGGCTGAGCTGATCCTGCTGAACCCGCCGTTCCACCTGGGCCACAGCGTGCACGCGGGGGCGGCGCTGAAGCTGTTCCGTGCCGCCGCCGACGTTCTCACGCCGGGCGGTGAGCTCTGGACCGTATGGAACAGTCATCTCGGATATGTCCCGGCGCTGGAGAAACACGTGGGTCCCACCGCCATCATGGGCCGTAACAAGAAGTTCACTGTCACGAGAACCCGGCGTCCGGTGGCGGATCCGGCATGA
- a CDS encoding methylenetetrahydrofolate reductase, which produces MSPPSLIDRPLQQQGTTPVALSYELFPPRSQAAEEVLWATIRELETTAPDYVSVTYGASGSNHDTALDLVARLQEETLLRPLAHLTCVGNTAAELAGIVAQLLDHGVRGILALRGDLPRDGSPLPEGSLHYAQDLVELIRRVEQSRSALLCAGKVAIGVAAYPTRHPESPSEAHDVEVLLAKQRSGADFAITQVFFHARQYEDLLVRARRAGVTIPIIPGVMPLTSLRRVTRLSELSGVAPDPALMHALETAGSELEAQRIGVAATAELANAALDSGAPGLHLYTFNEHRHALDVLDRLNLPRPSRPLHERAALAS; this is translated from the coding sequence ATGTCCCCACCCAGCCTCATTGACCGACCCTTACAGCAGCAGGGCACCACGCCCGTCGCGCTGTCCTACGAACTGTTCCCGCCCCGCTCCCAGGCCGCCGAGGAAGTCCTCTGGGCCACCATCCGGGAGCTGGAGACCACGGCGCCGGACTACGTGTCCGTGACCTATGGGGCGAGCGGCTCCAACCATGACACCGCCCTGGACCTCGTGGCCCGGCTTCAGGAGGAGACCCTTCTCCGCCCCCTCGCCCACCTGACCTGTGTGGGGAACACGGCGGCGGAACTCGCCGGGATCGTGGCCCAGCTCCTGGATCACGGCGTGCGGGGGATCCTCGCCTTGCGCGGCGATCTTCCCCGGGACGGCTCCCCGCTCCCGGAGGGTTCCCTGCACTACGCCCAGGACCTGGTGGAGCTCATCCGCCGGGTGGAGCAGAGCCGTTCGGCCCTGCTCTGTGCCGGCAAGGTGGCCATCGGCGTGGCGGCTTATCCAACGCGTCATCCGGAGTCACCCAGCGAGGCCCACGATGTGGAGGTGCTGCTGGCCAAGCAGCGCTCCGGCGCCGATTTTGCGATCACCCAGGTGTTCTTCCACGCCCGGCAGTACGAGGACCTGCTCGTCCGTGCCCGCCGGGCGGGAGTGACCATCCCGATCATCCCCGGAGTCATGCCTCTGACCAGCCTCCGGCGCGTCACCAGGCTCTCCGAGCTGTCCGGCGTCGCGCCCGATCCGGCGCTGATGCACGCGCTGGAGACGGCCGGCAGCGAGCTGGAGGCACAGCGCATCGGCGTGGCCGCCACCGCGGAGCTGGCCAATGCGGCCCTGGATTCCGGGGCGCCCGGCCTGCACCTCTACACCTTCAATGAGCACCGGCACGCGCTGGATGTCCTGGACCGGCTGAACCTGCCGCGCCCCAGCCGCCCGCTCCACGAGCGTGCCGCCCTGGCCTCCTGA
- the nrdE gene encoding class 1b ribonucleoside-diphosphate reductase subunit alpha encodes MPEAYKGLGYHELNAMLNLYGPDGKIQFDADREAAHQYFLQHVNNNTVFFHDLEEKLDYLIKNQYYERETLDQYTMNFIRELFNRAYKKKFRFETFLGAFKFYTSYTLKTFDGKRFLERYEDRVCMVALHLARGNEEVATRLVDEIIEGRFQPATPTFLNAGKAQRGELVSCFLLRIEDNMESIARGINSALQLSKRGGGVALSLTNIREHGAPIKQIENQSSGVIPVMKLLEDSFSYANQLGARQGAGAVYLHAHHPDIYRFLDTKRENADEKIRIKTLSLGVVVPDITFELAKKNEDMYLFSPYDVERVYGIPFSDVSVTEKYYEMVDDSRIKKTKINAREFFQTLAEIQFESGYPYIMFEDTVNRANPIAGKVTMSNLCSEILQVSTPSIYNEDLSYETVGKDISCNLGSMNIAKTMDSPNIGSSIETAIRALSAVSDMSYINSVPSVAEGNAKSHAIGLGQMNLHGYLARERVHYGSEEGLDFTNIYFYTVLYHALRASNRLAIETGETFGGFENSKYASGEFFDKYTEQEWAPATERVRELFAKHHIPTQDDWRELKASVMEHGIYNQNLQAVPPTGSISYINNSTSSIHPVAAKIEIRKEGKIGRVYYPAPYLTNDNLEYYQDAYEIGYEKIIDTYAAATQHVDQGLSLTLFFKDTATTRDINKAQIYAWKKGIKTLYYIRLRQLALEGTEVEGCVSCML; translated from the coding sequence CTGCCGGAGGCTTACAAGGGCCTGGGTTATCACGAGCTGAACGCCATGCTGAACCTCTACGGTCCGGACGGCAAGATCCAGTTCGACGCGGACCGCGAGGCCGCCCACCAGTACTTCCTGCAGCACGTGAACAACAACACGGTGTTCTTCCATGACCTGGAAGAGAAGCTCGACTACCTCATCAAGAACCAGTACTACGAGCGCGAGACGCTCGATCAGTACACGATGAACTTCATCCGCGAACTGTTCAACCGCGCGTACAAGAAGAAGTTCCGCTTCGAGACCTTCCTGGGCGCCTTCAAGTTCTACACCTCGTACACGCTCAAGACCTTCGACGGCAAGCGGTTCCTGGAGCGCTACGAGGACCGTGTCTGCATGGTCGCGCTGCACCTCGCCCGCGGCAACGAAGAGGTCGCCACCCGTCTGGTGGACGAGATCATCGAGGGCCGTTTCCAGCCCGCGACCCCCACCTTCCTCAACGCCGGCAAGGCACAGCGCGGCGAGCTCGTCTCCTGCTTCCTCCTGCGCATCGAGGACAACATGGAGTCGATCGCCCGTGGCATCAACTCCGCCCTTCAGCTGTCCAAGCGCGGCGGCGGCGTGGCCCTGTCCCTCACCAACATCCGTGAGCACGGCGCCCCGATCAAGCAGATCGAGAACCAGTCCTCCGGTGTCATCCCCGTGATGAAGCTCCTCGAAGACAGCTTCTCCTACGCCAACCAGCTGGGTGCGCGTCAGGGCGCGGGAGCCGTGTACCTGCACGCCCACCACCCGGACATCTACCGCTTCCTCGACACCAAGCGTGAGAACGCCGACGAGAAGATCCGCATCAAGACGCTGTCCCTCGGCGTCGTCGTGCCGGACATCACCTTCGAGCTGGCCAAGAAGAACGAGGACATGTACCTCTTCTCGCCGTACGACGTCGAGCGCGTCTACGGCATCCCGTTCTCCGACGTCTCGGTCACCGAGAAGTACTACGAGATGGTCGACGATTCCCGGATCAAGAAGACCAAGATCAACGCCCGTGAGTTCTTCCAGACCCTTGCGGAGATCCAGTTCGAGTCCGGTTACCCGTACATCATGTTCGAGGACACCGTGAACCGGGCGAACCCGATCGCCGGCAAGGTCACCATGAGCAACCTCTGCTCGGAGATCCTCCAGGTGTCGACCCCCAGCATCTACAACGAGGACCTGTCCTACGAGACCGTGGGCAAGGACATCTCCTGCAACCTGGGCTCGATGAACATCGCCAAGACGATGGACTCGCCGAACATCGGTTCGTCCATCGAGACCGCGATCCGCGCACTGTCCGCGGTGTCGGACATGTCCTACATCAACTCGGTGCCGTCCGTGGCCGAGGGCAACGCCAAGAGCCACGCCATCGGCCTCGGCCAGATGAACCTGCACGGCTACCTGGCACGCGAGCGGGTCCACTACGGTTCCGAAGAGGGCCTCGACTTCACGAACATCTACTTCTACACGGTGCTCTACCACGCGCTGCGGGCCTCCAACCGCCTGGCGATCGAGACCGGTGAGACGTTCGGCGGCTTCGAGAACTCCAAGTACGCGAGCGGCGAGTTCTTCGACAAGTACACCGAGCAGGAGTGGGCCCCCGCCACCGAGCGTGTCCGCGAGCTGTTCGCCAAGCACCACATCCCCACCCAGGACGACTGGCGCGAGCTCAAGGCCTCGGTCATGGAGCACGGCATCTACAACCAGAACCTGCAGGCCGTGCCGCCGACCGGTTCCATCAGCTACATCAACAACTCCACCTCGTCGATCCACCCGGTGGCCGCCAAGATCGAGATCCGCAAGGAAGGGAAGATCGGCCGCGTCTATTACCCGGCGCCATACCTGACGAACGACAACCTGGAGTACTACCAGGACGCGTACGAGATCGGCTACGAGAAGATCATCGACACCTACGCCGCCGCCACGCAGCACGTGGACCAGGGCCTGTCCCTGACCCTGTTCTTCAAGGACACGGCCACGACGCGTGACATCAACAAGGCGCAGATCTACGCGTGGAAGAAGGGCATCAAGACCCTCTACTACATCCGCCTGCGTCAGCTCGCGCTGGAAGGCACCGAGGTCGAGGGCTGCGTCTCCTGCATGCTGTGA
- a CDS encoding LysR family transcriptional regulator, whose product MINPVHLRTLLAVIRHGSFASAAQHLGYTASAVSQQISALERDAGVELFQRHARSIVPTEAAQAMSRHATKVLTDIEALLAAASKAQDETRQELRLGIFPSLATYVLPRIMSNPTWTRLGIELKISVAEPGQTIQGLRDGGELDLALVYQVGQSGLAWPHSMRRQWIGDDDFRVVVPSSWRFSPGATVAAEQLSGMPWIVHHPGTADAVVIERLFASCGLHPRVVAHSDDFTASVELAAAGLGAALVPELALGDRPDGIAILDVPEIRLARNVFALLPGGKGGPRVDLFLELLSDTLRETLQR is encoded by the coding sequence GTGATCAATCCAGTCCACCTGCGGACCCTGCTCGCGGTGATCCGGCACGGCTCCTTCGCCTCCGCGGCGCAGCACCTCGGCTACACCGCGTCCGCCGTCTCCCAGCAGATCTCCGCCCTGGAGCGCGACGCCGGCGTCGAACTCTTCCAGCGCCACGCCCGCAGCATCGTCCCCACGGAAGCCGCGCAGGCCATGAGCCGGCACGCCACCAAGGTCCTCACCGACATCGAGGCCCTGCTGGCCGCCGCGTCCAAGGCCCAGGACGAGACCCGACAGGAACTGCGCCTGGGCATCTTCCCCAGCCTTGCGACCTACGTCCTGCCCCGCATCATGAGCAACCCGACCTGGACACGCCTCGGGATCGAGCTGAAGATCTCCGTCGCCGAGCCCGGCCAGACCATTCAGGGACTGCGCGACGGCGGCGAGCTCGACCTCGCCCTGGTGTACCAAGTGGGGCAGAGCGGCCTGGCCTGGCCCCATTCCATGCGCCGCCAGTGGATCGGCGACGACGACTTCCGCGTGGTGGTCCCCTCCTCGTGGCGCTTCTCCCCCGGCGCCACCGTCGCGGCCGAGCAGCTCTCCGGCATGCCATGGATCGTGCACCACCCCGGCACCGCGGACGCCGTGGTGATCGAGCGGCTCTTCGCCAGCTGCGGCCTGCATCCCCGCGTCGTGGCGCACAGTGACGACTTCACGGCCAGCGTCGAGCTCGCCGCGGCCGGGCTCGGCGCCGCCCTGGTCCCGGAACTCGCCCTCGGCGACCGGCCGGACGGGATCGCGATCCTCGACGTGCCGGAGATCCGCCTGGCCCGCAACGTCTTCGCCCTGCTGCCCGGCGGCAAGGGCGGGCCCCGGGTTGATCTGTTCCTGGAGCTCCTCTCCGACACGCTGCGGGAAACGCTGCAACGCTGA
- the metE gene encoding 5-methyltetrahydropteroyltriglutamate--homocysteine S-methyltransferase, with translation MTAQTPFPAASLLGYPRIGRRRELKKAVEAYWAGKIDAAALDATAKEIQLGSARRLVELGLDEPAAVPGTFSYYDQVLDAAAHLGAIPARFGNLLTDEGVLDIDGYFTLARGSREQQPLEMTKWFDTNYHYLVPEIGPETDFRLTSSRVVEEFQYALANGIETRPYLVGPVTFLLLSKASDDAPAGFQPLSRLEDVLPVYVELLGKLAAAGARWVQLDEPALVVDQDIPAEQLDAAVTRAYEVLTAAVERPQILVSTPYGSLDGQLGALAASNIEALHVDVFKGAVPSEAALAALGSKTLVAGVVDGHNIWRNDLAASAAVLDALKGSAARVTVSTSTSTQHVPHDVAEETKLSEQLKSWLAFADQKAVEVKTLASYLADPAAAQAAIDEASAVIASRATAEGVRREEVRARTAALTAADFSRSDYAVREAAQEAALQLPALPTTTIGSFPQTSEIRSARARNIKGELNDAQYEQLMKDEIKRVVDLQEELGYDVLVHGEPERNDMVQYFAENLEGFDVTVHGWVQSYGSRCTRPSILWGDVTRSAPITVAWAEYAQSLTEKPMKGMLTGPVTILAWSFVRDDQPLGETANQVALALRDEITDLEAAGIKVVQVDEPALRELLPLRKADQPAYLKWSVDSFRLATAGAQDATQIHTHLCYSEFGVIIDAIDGLDADVTSIEAARSRMEVVHDLESHGFGRGVGPGVYDIHSPRVPGEAEVTELLSTAVKHVPSRQLWVNPDCGLKTRGYEETEASLRNLVEAAKAVREEIGASV, from the coding sequence ATGACCGCACAGACCCCCTTCCCCGCAGCCAGCCTCCTCGGCTACCCGCGCATCGGCCGCCGTCGCGAGCTCAAGAAGGCCGTCGAGGCCTACTGGGCCGGGAAGATCGACGCCGCCGCGCTGGACGCCACGGCCAAGGAGATCCAACTGGGCAGCGCCCGCCGCCTGGTGGAGCTCGGCCTGGACGAGCCGGCCGCCGTGCCGGGCACCTTCTCCTACTACGACCAGGTGCTCGACGCCGCGGCCCACCTCGGCGCGATCCCGGCCCGGTTCGGGAACCTCCTCACCGACGAGGGCGTCCTGGACATCGACGGCTACTTCACGCTGGCCCGCGGCTCGCGCGAGCAGCAGCCCCTCGAGATGACGAAGTGGTTCGACACCAACTACCACTACCTGGTCCCGGAGATCGGCCCGGAGACGGACTTCCGCCTGACCTCCTCCCGCGTGGTCGAGGAGTTCCAGTACGCTCTGGCGAACGGCATCGAGACCCGCCCGTACCTCGTGGGCCCGGTGACGTTCCTGCTGCTGTCGAAGGCGTCCGACGACGCCCCGGCCGGCTTCCAGCCCCTGTCGCGGCTCGAGGACGTCCTGCCCGTCTACGTCGAGCTGCTGGGCAAGCTCGCCGCCGCGGGTGCCCGCTGGGTCCAGCTCGATGAGCCCGCCCTGGTCGTCGACCAGGACATCCCGGCGGAGCAGCTCGACGCAGCGGTGACCCGCGCCTACGAGGTCCTCACCGCCGCCGTCGAGCGCCCGCAGATCCTCGTCTCCACGCCGTACGGCTCGCTCGACGGTCAGCTGGGCGCTCTGGCGGCCAGCAACATCGAAGCGCTGCACGTGGACGTCTTCAAGGGAGCGGTGCCGTCCGAGGCCGCGCTGGCCGCCCTGGGCTCCAAGACCCTGGTCGCCGGCGTGGTCGACGGCCACAACATCTGGCGGAACGACCTGGCCGCCTCCGCTGCGGTCCTGGACGCGCTCAAGGGCTCGGCCGCTCGGGTGACCGTGTCCACGTCCACTTCCACGCAGCATGTTCCGCACGACGTCGCCGAGGAGACCAAGCTCTCCGAGCAGCTGAAGTCCTGGCTCGCCTTCGCCGATCAGAAGGCCGTGGAGGTCAAGACCCTGGCGTCCTACCTGGCGGATCCGGCGGCGGCACAGGCGGCCATCGACGAGGCCTCCGCCGTGATCGCCTCGCGGGCCACCGCCGAAGGCGTCCGCCGGGAAGAGGTCCGGGCCCGCACCGCGGCGCTGACGGCGGCCGACTTCAGCCGCTCCGACTACGCGGTGCGTGAGGCCGCCCAGGAGGCCGCGCTGCAGCTGCCCGCCCTGCCCACCACCACCATCGGTTCGTTCCCGCAGACGTCCGAGATCCGCTCCGCCCGTGCCCGCAACATCAAGGGCGAGCTGAACGACGCGCAGTACGAGCAGCTCATGAAAGACGAGATCAAGCGCGTGGTCGACCTCCAGGAGGAGCTGGGCTACGACGTGCTCGTGCACGGCGAGCCGGAACGCAACGACATGGTGCAGTACTTCGCGGAGAACCTCGAGGGCTTCGACGTCACCGTCCACGGCTGGGTCCAGTCCTACGGTTCGCGCTGCACCCGCCCCTCCATCCTCTGGGGTGACGTGACCCGATCCGCGCCCATCACGGTGGCGTGGGCCGAGTACGCCCAGTCGCTGACCGAGAAGCCCATGAAGGGCATGCTCACGGGTCCGGTCACGATCCTCGCGTGGTCGTTCGTCCGCGACGACCAGCCGCTGGGGGAGACCGCCAACCAGGTGGCTCTCGCCCTGCGGGATGAGATCACCGATCTGGAGGCGGCCGGCATCAAGGTGGTCCAGGTGGACGAGCCCGCCCTGCGGGAACTCCTGCCCCTGCGCAAGGCCGACCAGCCGGCCTACCTGAAGTGGTCCGTGGACTCCTTCCGCCTCGCGACGGCCGGCGCCCAGGACGCCACGCAGATCCACACGCACCTCTGCTACTCCGAATTCGGCGTCATCATCGACGCGATCGACGGCCTGGACGCGGACGTCACCTCGATCGAGGCTGCCCGCTCCCGCATGGAGGTCGTGCACGATCTCGAGTCCCACGGTTTCGGCCGCGGCGTCGGTCCGGGTGTCTACGACATCCACTCGCCGCGTGTGCCCGGTGAGGCCGAGGTGACGGAGCTGCTCTCCACCGCCGTCAAGCACGTGCCGAGCCGCCAGCTCTGGGTCAACCCGGACTGCGGTCTGAAGACCCGCGGCTACGAGGAGACCGAAGCGTCGCTGCGGAACCTCGTGGAGGCCGCTAAGGCGGTGCGCGAGGAGATCGGCGCGAGCGTCTGA
- the nrdH gene encoding glutaredoxin-like protein NrdH yields the protein MTVTVYTKPACVQCNATYRALDKKGIVYQSVDVSQDPEALERLKEMGYLQAPVVVTDNDHWSGFRPDKIAGLEAAATAVA from the coding sequence ATGACCGTTACGGTGTACACCAAGCCAGCCTGCGTCCAGTGCAACGCCACCTACCGCGCTCTGGACAAGAAGGGCATCGTCTACCAGAGTGTGGACGTCTCCCAGGACCCCGAGGCGCTGGAGCGCCTCAAGGAGATGGGCTACCTGCAGGCCCCCGTCGTGGTCACGGACAACGACCACTGGTCCGGGTTCCGCCCGGACAAGATCGCGGGCCTCGAGGCCGCTGCCACCGCGGTGGCCTGA
- a CDS encoding DUF2004 domain-containing protein: MSTVISEHFGELELNHGTAHCFTTRHTVHGVPVEIELNFAAHERPDQASVHKADYRLHYLPELVDQIKDLISEELGQEDSQVQEFRHFHCKGLDEEKRWATFGTTDEVDDQSFVRALRLGHVGIFPDQPERYFVLDFSLGEHFSDEVLVATADADGVVDDEITWA, encoded by the coding sequence ATGAGCACGGTCATCAGCGAGCATTTCGGTGAACTCGAACTCAATCACGGGACGGCGCACTGCTTCACCACCCGGCACACCGTGCACGGGGTCCCCGTGGAGATCGAGCTCAACTTCGCCGCGCATGAGCGCCCCGACCAGGCCTCCGTGCACAAAGCCGATTACCGGCTGCACTACCTCCCGGAACTGGTCGACCAGATCAAGGACCTGATCAGCGAGGAACTCGGCCAGGAGGACAGCCAGGTCCAGGAATTCCGCCACTTCCACTGCAAGGGGCTGGACGAGGAGAAGCGCTGGGCCACCTTCGGCACCACCGACGAGGTGGACGACCAGAGCTTCGTCCGCGCCCTCCGGCTCGGACACGTCGGGATCTTCCCCGACCAGCCGGAACGCTACTTCGTCCTGGACTTCAGCCTCGGCGAGCACTTCAGTGACGAAGTGCTCGTGGCGACCGCGGACGCCGACGGGGTGGTGGACGACGAGATCACCTGGGCGTGA
- the nrdI gene encoding class Ib ribonucleoside-diphosphate reductase assembly flavoprotein NrdI, with product MATLTRDPHGTRDAKAGRDVERGSFRVSSSHLIYFSSVSGNTRRFVEKLGRNADRIPLLPAEEPLLATEPFVLVLPTYGGTGGDGSVPKQVIRFLNVEQNRKLIRGVIGAGNTNFGDNYCMAGDIIAAKCHVPHLYRFELMGTPDDVRRVNEGLDTFWTRLSQNQS from the coding sequence ATGGCAACGCTCACGCGTGATCCTCACGGGACGCGGGACGCCAAGGCCGGACGGGACGTGGAGAGGGGAAGCTTCCGCGTCTCGTCCAGTCACCTCATCTATTTCTCCTCGGTCTCCGGGAACACCCGGCGATTCGTGGAGAAGCTCGGAAGGAACGCGGACAGGATCCCGCTCCTTCCCGCGGAAGAACCACTGCTGGCCACCGAGCCGTTCGTCCTGGTCCTCCCTACGTATGGGGGAACCGGGGGAGACGGCTCGGTCCCCAAGCAGGTCATCAGATTCCTGAATGTTGAACAGAACCGCAAGCTGATCCGGGGCGTGATCGGGGCAGGGAACACCAACTTCGGGGACAACTACTGCATGGCCGGTGACATCATTGCCGCCAAATGCCATGTTCCCCACCTGTACAGATTTGAACTGATGGGCACGCCGGACGACGTGCGCCGAGTCAACGAGGGATTGGACACGTTTTGGACACGACTGTCGCAGAACCAGAGCTGA
- a CDS encoding ROK family transcriptional regulator, with amino-acid sequence MTELRTPASRRGTNLPKMGDFNLTVILDTIRRSPNGLSRVELAGLVGLSPQTISNISRRLLDQGLIVEAGKAGVGPGKPRTILRLNPSGMYAVGVHVDPAVISFSVLDLTGKVVLDSKIDTPEAGEPTAVMAAIVFEVQRLIEESGVDPVKLTGLGVAAPGPIDLDAGTVVNPPLLEGWTRVHLRDALSKATGLPVVLDKDVTAAAVAETWVAGDNASSNFGVFYMGTGIGCGLVLNDEVFRGASGNAGEMGHIVVDPEGPPCDCGLNGCVKSTVIPRVLVDAGAKAGLVEPLTEGDSGVVVQERFNKLCDAADGGNEDAVAILDRSALHLSRAVSVIANAMDLDRVVFGGPFWTRLAPYYLNRVPEQVAHGADARDIHVPQVVGSRVGEDVGAIGAACLVLEHALAPRSERLLLGG; translated from the coding sequence GTGACCGAGCTCCGCACGCCCGCCTCGCGGCGCGGAACCAACCTACCCAAGATGGGCGACTTCAACCTGACGGTGATCCTCGACACCATTCGGCGATCCCCCAACGGTCTGAGCCGGGTTGAGCTTGCGGGTCTCGTGGGCCTTTCGCCGCAGACGATCTCCAACATCTCCCGGCGCCTGCTGGACCAGGGTCTCATCGTGGAAGCGGGCAAAGCGGGGGTCGGACCGGGCAAGCCCCGTACCATCCTGCGCTTGAACCCGTCGGGCATGTACGCCGTGGGAGTGCACGTCGACCCGGCGGTCATCAGCTTCTCCGTGCTGGATCTGACCGGCAAGGTGGTTCTGGATTCGAAGATCGACACGCCGGAGGCGGGCGAACCGACGGCCGTCATGGCGGCGATCGTCTTCGAAGTCCAGCGCCTCATCGAGGAGTCCGGGGTCGATCCTGTCAAGCTCACCGGGCTCGGGGTGGCCGCGCCAGGCCCGATCGACCTGGATGCCGGCACCGTGGTCAATCCGCCGCTGCTGGAAGGCTGGACACGAGTTCACCTGCGGGACGCGCTCAGCAAGGCGACGGGCCTGCCGGTCGTCCTGGACAAGGACGTCACCGCGGCCGCTGTGGCCGAGACGTGGGTCGCCGGCGACAATGCCTCCAGCAATTTCGGGGTCTTCTACATGGGCACCGGCATCGGGTGCGGACTGGTCCTCAATGACGAGGTCTTCCGTGGCGCCAGCGGCAATGCGGGGGAGATGGGCCACATCGTGGTCGACCCGGAGGGGCCGCCGTGCGATTGCGGGCTCAACGGCTGCGTGAAGTCGACCGTCATCCCGCGCGTCCTTGTGGACGCCGGCGCGAAGGCCGGTCTGGTGGAGCCGCTCACGGAAGGCGATTCCGGCGTCGTCGTGCAAGAGCGTTTCAACAAGCTCTGCGATGCGGCCGACGGCGGAAATGAAGACGCGGTCGCGATCCTGGACCGTTCGGCGTTGCACCTGTCGCGCGCGGTCTCCGTGATCGCCAACGCGATGGACCTGGACCGCGTGGTGTTCGGTGGCCCGTTCTGGACGAGACTCGCACCGTATTACCTGAACCGCGTCCCGGAGCAGGTGGCGCACGGCGCCGATGCGCGGGACATCCACGTGCCGCAGGTCGTGGGAAGCCGCGTGGGCGAGGATGTCGGCGCCATCGGCGCGGCGTGCCTGGTCCTCGAGCACGCCCTGGCGCCCCGCTCGGAGCGCCTGCTGCTGGGCGGCTGA